The region TATCAGTCATTCAGCATTTGCAGGCTTAGCAAGGCTCCGCCGCCGGATTCCCCGCCTCTTCCTTCGTGCGGAATGAGGAACCGCAGCCACACGTAGCGCTGGCGTTGGGGTTGTTGATGGTGAAGCCGCCGGTCATGCCGGATTCCTCGAAGTCGATCGTAAGGCCGTTCAAGTAACGGATGTCGTCTTTGCTGACGACTACCTTCAGACCTTCAACGTCCATGTAGACGTCCTGCTCACTCTCGGTATCGTCGAAGCCCATTGCGTACGAGAATCCGCTGCAGCCCCCGGCGGTGACGCCCAGACGGAGAAACATATCCGGCACTTCCTGCTCCGCAAGCATAGCCTTCAATTGGCCTGCCGCTGTCTCACTTATGCTAATCATAATTACAACCTCCTTAGAATTCACTGTATTGGAATCAAGCAGCCTTCTGGCTGTGTGTAATGAAATCAAAGCCTTGCGCGGGAAAAGAATG is a window of Paenibacillus sp. FSL H3-0469 DNA encoding:
- a CDS encoding iron-sulfur cluster assembly accessory protein; translation: MISISETAAGQLKAMLAEQEVPDMFLRLGVTAGGCSGFSYAMGFDDTESEQDVYMDVEGLKVVVSKDDIRYLNGLTIDFEESGMTGGFTINNPNASATCGCGSSFRTKEEAGNPAAEPC